DNA from Triticum aestivum cultivar Chinese Spring chromosome 7D, IWGSC CS RefSeq v2.1, whole genome shotgun sequence:
TGCCGCGTTGATTTATTTCACGTTTCCACCACTGACAGACGGGTCCCACTATATATTTTGTGCATCTCCTGTCACTGGCAGGTGTGTCCCGCCAGTTTGAGTAAAAAATGACACCAGTGAGCAAAGAAGCCACCTAAAGCAGCATCAGGGTctaaacttatccggttttaaAAGTTGAGGGACTGCAGTTTGCTGGTTTTGGAGTAAAGGACCATTTGTAAATTTTCGTAAAGAGTtaagggacgaaaaatatacttttcaCTGGAGTTACTTATTTATATGGGAATCCACATACAAACATGTGATAAACTGATAATAGCTCATAGGGAGTTACTTATTTTACTGGAGCCTTATAACTGCATGTGATTACTAAAAAGCCTTGCGATTTATCAACCACATTAAGAAATTTTGATCGCCTACGCATTTTAGAAATTGAATTTCCTGAATCCTGATTGATTTATCTGTGACCAGGTGAATCTCACCAACCGTTCAAGCAGAGCAGTTAGCATCTTCAATTTATATTTGGATACTTTATTTGTAATCTAGTGAATTAAGCATTGTAAGAGTAGTGCTAGTCTTCAGGCAATTCATGACAACTGGTGATTATTTTCCACTTGCATAGACCGTATAGACTGTTCTTCTTCCCAAGTAAACCTACCGCATCAACCTTTTGGTTACACATGATTAAAATCGTAGCATTTTTCTGTAGGGTCTCGTTATGGTTTTTAAGCCTGAATTCAGTTGGCCCTTTCTTGTTCTTGCTTAGCCTCGAACACTTACTAAAATTATGTTCACTATGTGGTGCCCTGTCTTATTCAGATTCAGTCCAGCTCTTCTGAATGTGAGCTAATGTTTATTACAGGTCCACTCACTTGCATTACACCGCAGTACTTTTGAAACGGAATTGCACTACAGTATCACTGTTGAACTTCTGAGTTTGTTCTCTTTTATGTCAGCGTTTGTTCCCTGTTCCTTGTTTTTGTGCAGGACAATATACTCTTATAGTCTTATGCTATCTCGTATCCTGCAAATACCTTTGAAAGTAGAAATCATTACTTCAAACTGGAGCAAGGTTGTTGCTACGGACTAGCTGGTTCATGTGGTTCTCAGCCAAGCCTTGCTCTCACTTTTGGACCATAAACACCTCCGCCTCCTGGCCTCAACCGTGGTGGCAGCCCCTGCTTGCCTTTCTAGAGACGGGCCCTGCCATTTTTTTTGGTACTAGAGGTAATactgacctcctcctcctccatcaaaGATGTACATTTGTCTTATCTCTGGTTCAGAATAGTGACAAGGCGTAATGATCCCAATAAGAACTGTTGCTCTTCCGTAACACAAGAGGAGGACGAACAACGATCTGCGTGCACGCTAATGCTTAGACCTGTTCTTTTTTTCTGCATGACTTCAATCTTTTCCTCACTCCCTGATGTTATGAACTGGACTAACATTCATAATCCGTGGTCTGTTCCTGCAGAGTCTCCAGTAGCTGGTCAGCTTTGCTTCACAGTAACCTTCACCTTCAGGCCTTGTTCGTTTATCCCCAGCCCCGCCGGGATTTGCGTCAAAACCCCCCCGATCCACGTGGGTTTCACCCCTGCGGGGGTTGGATCCCGGTCAGTCATATAGGTGTGTTCGGTTAAACCCGGCGGAGGTCGAACCCCGGCCTATTCCCTCCGAAACCACTGGGTTTTCACTGGGAAAAAACCCTCTCCTCCCATCCCGTGGAAACCAAACCCTGCCCGACGAACGACAGACAAAAAACGGAGTCCTTCAATCGACCCCTGTCTCTCCCGCGATTCAATGGcagcggtggtggcggcgcggtaacctcgaggcggcggcggcgaccctcACCTCTCCGTATGGCGACCATCTCGCCGGTAAGATCCAACGCCCCTACCATCCCCTCATCTCCCTTCCCCTCTCACACTATGAATTTGTAGGATTAGGGATTTTGGGGATTAACCGAATGAATCTAAAGTGACGGGGATTAGAAGGAAAGGAAATAATGAGGATTGGGTGACGGGGTGGCTGTCACCAAACCCCTGCGTGGATTGAATCCACTAGAGGATTGAATCTCCATCAACCGAACAAGGCCTCAGCTGATTCCGGGTAACACAACACATCAGTCATTTAGCATATCTTTTGCATGCACCGTTCGTTTGCATGGTGGTGTAGACATACAAAGAGTGAGATTAAAAAGTGGACATCATCCGATTTTAATGGATAAAGATCCAGTACGAAATTTCCAGCCACGACGGGAAATCGAACAGGAAGGAGAGGGGTTCTGACAGAAAAAAGGGAGGAATGCGACGTGGGGTGTTTTTGTAGGACCGAGCAAGATAAATGATGGATAATCCGGAAAACTACATTTCTCCCTCACATATTTGCTCAATTTGGTGGAGCCCGGACTGTCTATACAATTGGATTTCGGAGAGTGTGTTGGGCGCTCGTTTGAAATCCGAAGACACCCAGACATGTGGGGGAGAAATAAACTTCGCCCTTAAAGACGACCTTTATCATTTGTTTGATTTATTTATTTGCGTTACAACCTGTAGCAACGGACGGGCGTTCTACTAGTTTATATAATTAGACACAAAGTACTATGATCTAAGAAGCACACCAAAAAGTATTCATGTTAAACAGCAAGCAAGCATGACATATGTATATCAGCTAGAATCTACTGCTGCAAAGAGCCTAGCAAATTAACAAAAAATTATACCAATTCTCGGCATGATGCAGACCAAACCTACATACGAAGTTCTAAACCATACAGTGCAACATCCAGTGAAACTGAAAGGGAGAAACTCAAGCATATAGAGATCATGTACACGAAGTATTGCTCTATAGCGAAGCAAGCTGTTTCCCATAAATTTGGTAGGCTTAGTACAATGAAAGAATTGGTCCTGATCGGTCAAGCTCCACAAATTTGGTATTTTTAAGTGACAATATCCCCACTTATTTTCCAAAGTGATTATCAGTTACAAAAAAGGGATCCCGATCTCAATTGTCGGAGTACGCACTAAATAGGTAAGCTATAACAATGTTAATCTATAAATGAATTCAGTTGCATTAATTTATTACCCAGCTGTAAGAAGCATATCCAAGTTAGACATAATTTCAATAATTATTAGAAAAAAATTGATCCCAAGTGCATTACCGAACTGCAGGATCAAAGACACCAGTTAAGGATAATACAACTGTTACAGTGATTGGCGAATTTAGGAGCCGTCCATTCACTACGATCAAACGGTGGAGAAATAGGAGTTACGAGAGTAAAATTACATGAAATTACAAATAACTGTGGGGCCATTACAAGATTATGGTGGGGCTAATCATTTTCCAAAAGGGTAGATTCGTCCAATTTAGTGTGCAGCGCTgggagaaaaggaaaaagaaacctAGCCACGCACGGTTCTTCCCCCTCTGTCGATCCCCTCTCCGCGCCTCCTCCTCTGCCGTGTCGCTGCGCCGCCGCACGCTTCTTCCCCCCCTCTCCGCGCCTCCTCCTCTGCCGGTCGCTGCGCCGCCGGCTCAGCCGCTTGTCCTGCGCCTTCTCCTCCCCGCTCCTCGCTAAGTCATCGACCAGATCGGCGTCCATGTTCAGCAGCGGCGGGGGCATCTTCAGCGGAGGAGGCGGGTGGTCGTGGCGGCGGCACCTTCAGCGGCGTCGCCGGACTCCCGTCGCTGACCTCGGCCTCACCCAGAAGAGGTCTTGTCCGCCCATGCCGCCAAGGAGGGGGAGCAGCCGTGCCCGGATGAGGTCGTCCCCAACTCCTGCATCTAGTCATCGACCTTACCAACACTGCAGTCGCCGCTGCTGGTCGAGGTCGCCCAGGTTGACACCGGCCCCGCCGGCCTGCAGGTCATCCTGCCCGACATGGTACGTACGGTCTcttgctcccccccccccctcatccCCTATGTTGATCCCGACATGTATTGATTTGATTGGGCAGTTCAATTCGGTGGTTCCAAGCGAGGAAGTGGTTGGATGTGCGATGGTCTAGCGGCGTAGATACGCGATAGATTTGTGCTTTGTCGATTGATGCACATGGGGAGCTATGCAGTTACCCTGGAGAGGAATCAAATTTCTTGTAGAATGATATTTGCAGTGTTATTGTTCGTCACGTACAAAGCGCAGGAATCATATTAATAAGTTATACATCGTTTGTGCCATAATTTGCCATCTTGGATAAGGATTGATAGAAGACAGAAGGaccaaaatcatctacacttgctCACTACTAAGTGGAAATTTGCTACTGCAACCCTTCTGGTTTAGGAAAGTGACAGTTTTCAGCAATTGTTTAGCCGTAGGGAAGAACATACAACATATCCCTTTATTCTGCCCATTCGTGTCTGATGGAGCAGTTGTAGGACGTTGTTTTTTCTCTTCGATGTTCTTTTCCAGGTGAAATCCATGGCTGCTTCCGAAAACGTAAAATTTGTAAGCAGACGTTTTATTTGCCAAAAGATGGTTGTTGTCCTGCCACTAGACTGACCATCCAGCTTTTAATTTTAGTGTAATATCAAGATATTGCAATTGAACTCTTCTTAAGGTAATTCTCTGTTTTATCTGAACTCACTAAGATTATTTGCTTTTTCTTTGGTCTTTTGCGCATTTAAAATGCCAGAGAAAATTTTGCCAATCTCTTTAATTTTCACGCAAAGCTAAGATGTTTCCCATTTATAATTTAGAGACAAGCATCTTGTCAAAGCTTAGGCTTACAATGGAGACACCATCAGTGGCAATTGCAAAGTTCTGTGCTTGATATGTTAGTATCTTTCTAATCTCCCACCTCACGCGCTGAAATTAAAGAGGAAAGGAGCACACAATGAGCACCCACAAGTAATATATTCTGCCAAATATATACAAGCATGCCTACACAATGCTAGTAATAATCGTTGTGTACAATGGCGCCATACATTGTGGAGCAAGGCCAGAACTATGTTTCTTCATCTACATTTTGCACAGATGAGCAATTATCATCTTCTTGCCTTTTTCAGGTATTTGGCAATATTGGTTCTTGGGCTGCCCAATTGATCACTGAAGCTGGTGGCAAGGTGGTCTCCATCAGAGATGTCACAGGGGCTGTCAAGAACTCCAATGGCATTGACATAGCCAAGCTGATGAAGCACTCGGCAGAGAACCGCGGGATCAAGGGCTTTGACGGAGGCGACGCCGTCGACCCGACCTTGCTGCTCACGGAAGAGTGCGACGTGCTCATCCCGGCAGCTCTGGGAGGAGTCATAAACAAGTAATCTTCTATTTCCTCGTCCCATCTCACTTCATCCAATCTTTATCAGATTACTGCTCAGAAGCTCAGTTAAAGTATCCTCCTGGCTGTTATTTTTTGTGTATCTGAATACATTTTTGTTAATAAAAAGTTCGTTCGATTTTCTTCTTCTACTAGGGACAATGCTGATGCCATCAAAGCAAAGTACATCATCGAGGCTGTTAACCACCCAACAGACCCCGAGGCCACGAGGCAAGAACACCAACATTTTGCCACAAAACTAAGCTGCATTTGTTGACACATTCACACATTGACTGACAGCAGAGAAATGTTCATGTTCGTGGTGCAGATTCGGGCAAAGAAGGGCGTGCTGATCCTACCGGACATCATGGCCAACTCCGGCGGAGTGATGGTGAGCTGCTTCGAGTGGGTGCAGAACATCCAGGGGTTCATGTGGGACGAGGAGAAGGTGAATCGGGAGCTCAAGACATACATGACCCGCGCCTCAAACATAGTTCTGAATATTTAGGCAATGTATGGCACAGTAGAAAATGGAAAGTAGTTATGTAAAGTATATCTTCGAAAACCAGAATTGGCTCAATTTGGAAGAATGCCTACTTCATATGAATTTCTTGCCCGCTTTGCACGCGTTGCTACATGTGCATTATCATGCCTCAGCCATAATCATTGTCGACAAATATGGAACAGAAGAAGTATGTCCCCTATTTTAGTCCTCTCTGTCATGTTCGCGTGCACAACCTATTTTGCCAATGAGCAAGTTTAGCATCTGTTTGTTCTTCCATGATCTTATGCTGGTTGCCTGGTTCTCATTGTCGTCCTAGCTGTCTAGTTAGTAAGCAGAACTCTGTTAGAGTAAAGCTAGCTGGGACATCTGTTTCAGTATTGTTACCCAACAGACTTAGGCCTAGATTTATTAGTTGTAAATTCATTAGCTCCATGTATCGCATTAGTTTCGATGCAAAACACAAGCTGCAATGTGCCAACTCTTGTCGACATGTCTATATCAGTATAAAAATGGTACATGGTGTTCCTGATGCTATTCCTTCTTATTTTCTGCAGGAGAGGCTGGCATTTGACAATATGGTTCTGTGTGTGCATTGACTGCTGGTGCTGCAGCCTGAAATTTTTCTTGTGGAGTGGACTGAAGTAATCCATCAAACTAGCTGCATTATTGATTCTGTTCTTTTTGCTGGCGAGGTAATAATCTCCCACTCAACTCGTGATGTGAGAAATAGTAGTGTAACCATGATATTTACATAATTGCTCATGTGTTCTATATGCTATGATTTTTCTTCCTTAATTACCCTGCCTCAGCCATAATCA
Protein-coding regions in this window:
- the LOC123167367 gene encoding glutamate dehydrogenase 1, mitochondrial-like, which codes for MVFGNIGSWAAQLITEAGGKVVSIRDVTGAVKNSNGIDIAKLMKHSAENRGIKGFDGGDAVDPTLLLTEECDVLIPAALGGVINKDNADAIKAKYIIEAVNHPTDPEATRQEHQHFATKLSCIC